In a single window of the Delftia tsuruhatensis genome:
- a CDS encoding glutathione S-transferase family protein, which translates to MLTLCGFSASNYYNKVKLALLEKQLPFDEELAWIGETDMALSPLGKVPYLRIADGRGLCESAAMAEYVESLSPSPALLPADAFEAAKVRELCVFLDLHLELVARNLYPQAFFGGQVSDSLKERTLAQLDKNVAAFARLARFAPFVAGDRFTLADCCAIVHLPLVSAASKIVGGRDVLADLPVREYLARMGERPTVQQVNADRKTNTALMMQRYAGDKASA; encoded by the coding sequence ATGCTTACCCTGTGCGGATTTTCGGCCAGCAACTACTACAACAAGGTCAAGCTGGCCCTGCTGGAAAAGCAGTTGCCCTTCGACGAGGAACTGGCCTGGATCGGCGAGACCGACATGGCGCTGTCGCCGCTGGGCAAGGTGCCCTATCTGCGCATCGCCGATGGCCGGGGCCTGTGCGAATCGGCCGCCATGGCCGAGTATGTGGAGTCGCTGTCGCCCTCCCCCGCCCTGCTGCCCGCCGATGCCTTCGAGGCCGCCAAGGTGCGCGAGCTGTGCGTGTTCCTGGACCTGCATCTGGAACTGGTCGCACGCAACCTCTATCCGCAGGCCTTCTTCGGCGGCCAGGTCAGCGACTCCCTGAAGGAGCGTACGCTGGCCCAGCTCGACAAGAACGTGGCGGCCTTCGCCCGACTGGCGCGCTTTGCCCCCTTCGTGGCGGGCGACCGCTTCACGCTGGCGGACTGCTGCGCCATCGTGCACCTGCCCCTGGTCAGCGCTGCCAGCAAGATCGTTGGCGGCCGCGACGTGCTGGCCGACCTGCCCGTGCGCGAGTACCTGGCGCGCATGGGGGAGCGGCCCACGGTGCAGCAGGTCAACGCCGACCGCAAGACCAACACCGCGCTGATGATGCAGCGCTACGCCGGCGACAAGGCGTCGGCCTGA
- a CDS encoding copper chaperone PCu(A)C, producing MTLRQWTTPFMIAASLSMSLAHAHADAAHVKAEAAWARASVPGQQASGAFMRLTAEEPLRLVGVESPVAGVAEVHEMKMEGDVMRMRAIEGLDLPKGVAVELKPGGYHVMLQQLKSPLVKDSQVPITLVFKDAKGETSRLSLQVPVRAMAPAAHGGGHAGHSH from the coding sequence ATGACACTGCGTCAATGGACCACCCCTTTCATGATCGCCGCCTCCCTGTCCATGAGCCTGGCCCATGCCCACGCCGATGCCGCCCATGTCAAGGCCGAGGCCGCCTGGGCCCGCGCCAGCGTGCCGGGCCAGCAGGCCTCGGGCGCCTTCATGCGCCTCACGGCCGAGGAGCCGCTGCGCCTGGTCGGTGTCGAATCGCCGGTGGCCGGCGTGGCCGAGGTGCATGAAATGAAGATGGAAGGCGATGTGATGCGCATGCGTGCCATCGAAGGCCTGGACCTGCCCAAGGGCGTGGCCGTGGAGCTCAAGCCGGGTGGCTATCACGTCATGCTGCAGCAGCTCAAGAGCCCGCTGGTCAAGGACAGCCAGGTGCCCATCACCCTGGTGTTCAAGGACGCCAAGGGCGAGACTTCGCGCCTGAGCCTGCAGGTCCCCGTGCGCGCCATGGCGCCCGCGGCCCATGGCGGCGGCCATGCAGGCCATTCGCACTGA
- a CDS encoding PhaM family polyhydroxyalkanoate granule multifunctional regulatory protein: MSDASSFGFGKFIPGFDFLQGLAQSAGSATARPLGRLPEWVAPTVSIEEVDKRITELKAVQFWLEQNGKALAATIQALEVQRMTLSTLQGMNVSMGELAQAFQFPAAAAKGAAGQGQADHSDWPMSSAGTKAGKSGKPPAAPAPAAARSTDSKPSQAPAPEASASEASTGGDASAQAAAMGQAMQWWGALTQQFQQIAAKAMAEPLAPEAVAAAQRATGMAGDLAKATMERMTAQAGAFAAQAAQAVQAGKSTAPKKEPKAEPAKTAARAAAPAKAAARKSSAKTAARAPAAGKAAAKGRPSR; this comes from the coding sequence ATGAGTGATGCATCCTCCTTCGGATTCGGCAAGTTCATCCCCGGTTTCGACTTCCTGCAGGGCCTGGCCCAGAGTGCGGGATCGGCCACCGCCCGCCCGCTGGGGCGCCTGCCCGAATGGGTGGCGCCCACGGTGAGCATCGAGGAGGTGGACAAGCGCATCACCGAGCTCAAGGCCGTGCAGTTCTGGCTGGAACAGAATGGCAAGGCGCTGGCGGCGACCATCCAGGCGCTGGAGGTGCAGCGCATGACGCTGTCCACGCTGCAGGGCATGAACGTCAGCATGGGCGAGCTGGCCCAGGCCTTCCAGTTCCCCGCTGCTGCCGCCAAGGGCGCCGCAGGCCAGGGGCAGGCCGACCATTCGGATTGGCCCATGTCCTCGGCTGGCACCAAGGCGGGCAAGTCGGGAAAACCGCCGGCCGCCCCGGCGCCGGCCGCAGCCAGGAGCACGGATTCCAAGCCTTCGCAGGCACCGGCCCCCGAGGCATCGGCCTCCGAGGCATCGACGGGCGGGGATGCGTCTGCCCAGGCCGCGGCCATGGGCCAGGCCATGCAGTGGTGGGGCGCATTGACCCAGCAGTTCCAGCAGATCGCGGCCAAGGCCATGGCCGAGCCGCTGGCCCCGGAAGCCGTGGCGGCCGCCCAGCGGGCCACCGGCATGGCCGGGGACCTGGCCAAGGCGACCATGGAGCGCATGACGGCCCAGGCAGGTGCCTTCGCGGCGCAGGCGGCGCAGGCGGTGCAGGCGGGCAAGTCGACGGCACCCAAGAAGGAGCCCAAGGCGGAGCCCGCGAAGACGGCGGCCAGGGCTGCGGCGCCCGCCAAGGCCGCGGCCCGCAAGAGCTCTGCAAAGACGGCAGCCAGGGCCCCGGCTGCCGGCAAGGCCGCGGCCAAGGGCCGGCCGTCGCGTTGA
- a CDS encoding FIST signal transduction protein, with amino-acid sequence MSLFPVGHASHADWRVAADAVLRQLRAQLSGPDHAQRPRLGLVYLSHEHAAHARALLQHLARALPHVADWAGCSAGGVLAMSHEYQSGPALAVMLLDVPAAHYRLYSGLAPLHAPGGEAGFTARCALVHAEGGQPELAELLYELSERTESGLLFGGLGSGGDDGVEGVQIACRTEELHAQQGDARGIFRGGFSGVAFGSAVPCITGMAQGCVPLGEGLEITEARGALVTGLDGDPALQRLLQLLGVELEGSDWQPALTTVRTTLAAIAPPGRGMAHGVLTEEAQVLTLVGLDPLRQGVALSCAVEAGHSVIFCRRQAQVARQELLQLGAALRDAAEPGDGQAPEPSQPPIRGAIYISCRGRGGGLFGGPDAELRTLRHALGDVPLIGFVAEAEIMDARLHRFAGVLTVFTA; translated from the coding sequence ATGTCTTTGTTTCCTGTAGGCCATGCCAGCCATGCCGACTGGCGCGTCGCCGCCGATGCGGTGCTGCGCCAGCTGCGCGCGCAGCTGTCAGGGCCGGACCACGCGCAGCGGCCCCGGCTGGGCCTGGTGTACCTGTCCCATGAACATGCGGCGCACGCACGTGCGCTGCTCCAGCATCTGGCCCGGGCGTTGCCGCATGTGGCGGACTGGGCCGGTTGCTCGGCCGGCGGCGTGCTGGCCATGTCCCATGAATACCAGTCCGGGCCCGCGCTCGCGGTGATGCTGCTCGATGTGCCGGCGGCCCACTACCGGCTGTACTCCGGCCTGGCACCGCTGCACGCGCCGGGCGGGGAGGCCGGCTTCACGGCCCGCTGCGCGCTGGTTCATGCCGAGGGTGGTCAGCCGGAACTGGCGGAGTTGCTGTACGAGCTGTCCGAGCGCACCGAGTCCGGTCTGCTGTTCGGTGGCCTGGGCAGCGGCGGGGATGACGGCGTCGAAGGCGTGCAGATCGCCTGCCGCACCGAAGAGCTGCACGCGCAGCAGGGCGATGCCCGTGGAATCTTCCGGGGCGGTTTCTCCGGCGTGGCCTTCGGCTCCGCCGTGCCCTGCATCACGGGCATGGCCCAGGGCTGCGTGCCGTTGGGCGAGGGCCTGGAGATCACCGAGGCGCGTGGCGCCCTGGTCACCGGCCTGGATGGGGACCCGGCACTGCAGCGCCTGCTGCAGTTGCTGGGCGTGGAGCTGGAAGGCAGCGACTGGCAGCCCGCGCTGACCACGGTGCGCACCACGCTGGCGGCGATTGCGCCGCCGGGCCGGGGCATGGCCCATGGCGTGCTGACGGAAGAGGCCCAGGTGCTGACCCTGGTCGGCCTGGATCCGCTGCGCCAGGGCGTGGCCCTGTCCTGCGCCGTGGAGGCCGGGCATTCCGTGATCTTCTGTCGCCGCCAGGCCCAGGTCGCACGCCAGGAACTGCTGCAGCTGGGCGCGGCGCTGCGCGATGCGGCGGAGCCCGGCGACGGCCAGGCGCCGGAGCCATCGCAGCCGCCCATCCGCGGCGCCATCTACATCAGCTGCCGGGGCCGCGGTGGCGGCCTGTTCGGAGGCCCCGATGCCGAACTGCGCACCCTGCGCCACGCGTTGGGCGACGTGCCGCTGATCGGCTTCGTGGCCGAGGCCGAGATCATGGACGCGCGCCTGCACCGCTTCGCAGGTGTGTTGACGGTATTCACGGCGTAG
- a CDS encoding D-amino acid dehydrogenase, with protein MRVIVLGAGLLGTTSAYYLQSLGHEVTVIDRQASPGAETSFANGGQISVSHAEPWANPGAPFKLLGWLGREDAPLLFRLRADMRQWLWGLSFLRNCTPARTRHNIRQIVRLGTYSRDALRQLRADTGLQYEQRTQGILHFYTNAREFEGALKPTEQMQALGCDRRLIDVDEAVRLEPALAQVRERIAGATYTAQDESGDANLFTRELARIAATTGVRFLHGHHITALRTTGAGASRHIDHVEVTNADGRYERIQGDAYVLALGSFSPLLAAPLGLRLPIYPAKGYSVTLPVLDAAKAYQVSLTDDEFKLVFSRYTGAQGDRLRIAGTAEFNGYDRNLDPVRCEAIVRRVQQLFPGAGDASQARYWSGLRPATPSNVPLIGRSPVANLFLNTGHGTLGWTHACGSGLALAELVSGRRPAVDFDFLGVQALEPAPGAGAARPRAI; from the coding sequence ATGCGCGTCATCGTTCTCGGAGCCGGCCTGCTCGGCACCACCTCGGCCTACTATCTGCAATCCCTGGGTCACGAAGTGACCGTCATCGACCGCCAGGCCTCGCCGGGCGCCGAGACCAGCTTCGCCAACGGCGGACAGATCTCGGTCAGCCATGCCGAGCCCTGGGCCAATCCCGGCGCGCCGTTCAAGCTGCTGGGCTGGCTGGGCCGCGAGGACGCCCCGCTGCTGTTCCGCCTGCGCGCCGACATGCGCCAGTGGCTCTGGGGCCTGTCCTTCCTGCGCAACTGCACGCCGGCGCGCACGCGCCACAACATCCGGCAGATCGTGCGCCTGGGCACCTACAGCCGCGATGCCCTGCGGCAGCTGCGCGCCGACACCGGCCTGCAGTACGAGCAGCGCACCCAGGGCATCCTGCACTTCTACACCAACGCCCGCGAGTTCGAAGGGGCGCTCAAGCCCACCGAGCAGATGCAGGCCCTGGGCTGCGACCGCCGCCTGATCGATGTCGACGAGGCCGTGCGCCTGGAACCCGCCCTGGCCCAGGTGCGCGAGCGCATCGCGGGCGCCACCTACACGGCGCAGGACGAATCGGGCGACGCCAACCTCTTCACGCGCGAGCTGGCCCGCATCGCCGCCACCACCGGCGTGCGCTTTCTCCACGGCCACCACATCACGGCACTGCGCACCACGGGCGCGGGCGCCAGCCGCCATATCGACCATGTGGAAGTCACCAATGCCGACGGCCGCTACGAACGCATCCAGGGGGACGCCTACGTGCTGGCCCTGGGCTCGTTCAGCCCGCTGCTGGCGGCACCGCTGGGCCTGCGCCTGCCCATCTATCCGGCCAAGGGCTACTCCGTGACCCTGCCCGTGCTGGATGCCGCCAAGGCCTACCAGGTCAGCCTCACCGACGACGAGTTCAAGCTGGTGTTCTCGCGCTACACGGGCGCGCAGGGCGACCGGCTGCGCATCGCAGGCACGGCCGAGTTCAACGGCTATGACCGCAACCTCGATCCCGTGCGCTGCGAGGCCATCGTGCGGCGCGTGCAACAGCTGTTCCCTGGCGCCGGCGACGCCAGCCAGGCCCGGTACTGGAGCGGCCTGCGCCCCGCCACACCGAGCAACGTGCCGCTGATCGGCCGTTCGCCGGTCGCCAACCTGTTCCTGAACACAGGCCACGGGACGCTGGGCTGGACGCATGCCTGCGGCTCGGGCCTGGCGCTGGCCGAGCTGGTCAGCGGCCGACGCCCGGCCGTGGATTTCGATTTCCTCGGGGTGCAGGCACTGGAACCGGCACCCGGTGCGGGCGCCGCGCGTCCGCGTGCCATCTGA
- a CDS encoding PepSY domain-containing protein: protein MRFKKIWFQLHWFVGITAGTVLIVIGLSGAVFSFHEEILDWLNPGTASVPVREAVALAPPQIVAALREAGEQRAVQRITVFAEPGRSAQVAFKPAAGQRRGQTVFVDPYTGAQLPGQQGAEFFGWVERLHRWLLLPRDDGKPVTGTLAGLLLMLSLSGLYLRWPRRPLSWRAWLTFDPALKGRSFLWGLHSVLGTWALVAYVVFTLTGMYWAFGVVRSTVDGWAGVPPRAAAPAQAAARGGPRPEPAATQPVDIGPGWAGFEHVARGWTLAQLRLPERAGQPLQISWLDADAAHERARNQMALLPDGTVQRDERHADLPTGRRAVGAIYPLHMGTYFGLPGRIVMTLASLVMPLFAITGWMLYLDRRRKARAVAREHQALAQGAAIPPAGQDAVLVAFASQAGHAQRLAVATVAALRGAGLAATLQSVARLDAEQLRHHRRVLFVASSFGEGDPPDAARRFARLLGAASGSALPQLQYGLLALGERQYAAFCGFGHALDHQLRRLGAQPVFPLIEMDGEDAAAWSAWQQALAGHFGVEPGVSGPPEAVAPVFLPWRLQAREHCNPGSQGAGLYTLRLAPPEGAVPAWQAGALVEVLPRHAPEMVDAWLLRQACDGMAVVRWRGQSMPLREALASSVLPLPGEFAAGTAPQAVADALRALAPRSYSVASLPQDGHVQLLVRQVRHDAGLGLASGWLTFHAPLGASVSLRLVENKAFAPSDDGDAPALFIGNGSGYAGLRGHLLARLRAGRHRNWLLFGERQRAHDGFCEAEASGWLAAGQLERADFVYSRDQAERRYVQDALLDAAEPLRRWIADGAVLYVCGSADGMAAGVDAALAEVLGATAVEDLIVEGRYRRDVY, encoded by the coding sequence ATGCGCTTCAAGAAAATCTGGTTCCAGCTGCACTGGTTCGTCGGCATCACGGCCGGCACGGTGCTCATCGTCATCGGCCTGTCGGGCGCGGTATTTTCATTCCACGAGGAGATCCTGGACTGGCTCAATCCCGGCACGGCCTCGGTGCCCGTGCGCGAGGCCGTAGCGCTGGCGCCGCCGCAGATCGTGGCCGCGCTGCGCGAAGCCGGCGAGCAGCGCGCGGTCCAGCGCATCACCGTGTTTGCCGAGCCTGGGCGCTCGGCCCAGGTGGCCTTCAAGCCGGCGGCCGGCCAGCGCCGGGGCCAGACCGTCTTCGTCGATCCCTACACGGGCGCGCAGTTGCCCGGGCAGCAGGGCGCGGAGTTCTTCGGATGGGTGGAGCGCCTGCACCGCTGGCTGCTGCTGCCGCGCGACGACGGCAAGCCCGTCACGGGCACGCTGGCCGGCCTGCTGCTGATGCTGTCGCTGTCGGGCCTGTACCTGCGCTGGCCGCGCCGGCCGCTGTCCTGGCGCGCCTGGCTGACCTTCGATCCGGCGCTCAAGGGCCGCTCCTTCCTGTGGGGCCTGCATTCGGTGCTGGGCACCTGGGCGCTGGTGGCCTACGTGGTGTTCACGCTCACGGGCATGTACTGGGCCTTCGGCGTGGTGCGCAGCACGGTGGATGGCTGGGCCGGCGTTCCGCCGCGCGCTGCCGCGCCCGCGCAAGCCGCTGCGCGCGGCGGCCCGAGGCCGGAGCCGGCCGCCACGCAGCCCGTGGACATCGGCCCAGGCTGGGCTGGCTTCGAACACGTGGCCCGGGGCTGGACACTGGCGCAGCTGCGCCTGCCCGAACGCGCGGGCCAGCCGCTGCAGATCAGCTGGCTGGATGCCGATGCCGCCCACGAGCGCGCCCGCAACCAGATGGCCCTGCTGCCAGACGGCACCGTGCAGCGCGACGAGCGCCATGCCGACCTGCCCACGGGGCGGCGCGCCGTGGGGGCCATCTATCCGCTGCACATGGGCACCTACTTCGGCCTCCCGGGGCGCATCGTCATGACGCTGGCCTCGCTGGTCATGCCCTTGTTCGCCATCACGGGATGGATGCTCTACCTGGACCGCCGCCGCAAGGCGCGCGCCGTGGCGCGCGAGCACCAGGCGCTGGCGCAGGGCGCGGCCATCCCGCCTGCCGGCCAGGATGCCGTGCTGGTGGCCTTCGCCAGCCAGGCCGGCCATGCGCAACGGCTGGCCGTGGCCACGGTGGCCGCATTGCGCGGCGCGGGGCTGGCCGCGACGCTGCAGTCCGTGGCCCGGCTCGATGCCGAGCAATTGCGCCACCACCGGCGCGTGCTCTTCGTGGCCAGCAGCTTTGGCGAAGGCGACCCGCCCGATGCCGCGCGCCGCTTCGCGCGCCTGCTGGGCGCGGCCTCGGGATCTGCCCTGCCGCAGCTGCAGTACGGCCTGCTGGCGCTGGGCGAACGGCAGTACGCGGCCTTTTGCGGCTTCGGCCATGCGCTGGACCACCAGCTGCGCCGCCTGGGCGCGCAGCCGGTGTTTCCGCTGATCGAAATGGATGGCGAGGATGCCGCCGCCTGGAGCGCCTGGCAGCAGGCGCTGGCAGGGCATTTTGGCGTGGAGCCCGGCGTGTCCGGGCCGCCCGAGGCGGTGGCACCCGTGTTCTTGCCATGGCGGCTGCAGGCGCGCGAGCACTGCAATCCCGGCAGCCAGGGCGCGGGCCTGTACACGCTGCGGCTGGCCCCGCCCGAAGGCGCGGTTCCCGCGTGGCAGGCCGGCGCCCTGGTCGAGGTCCTGCCACGCCATGCTCCCGAGATGGTCGATGCCTGGCTGCTGCGCCAGGCCTGCGACGGCATGGCCGTGGTGCGCTGGCGAGGGCAGTCCATGCCATTGCGCGAGGCGCTGGCGTCCAGCGTGCTGCCCCTGCCCGGTGAATTCGCTGCGGGCACCGCGCCCCAGGCCGTGGCCGATGCGCTCCGGGCGCTGGCGCCGCGCAGCTACTCGGTCGCCTCGCTGCCGCAGGACGGCCATGTGCAACTGCTGGTGCGCCAGGTGCGCCACGACGCGGGCCTGGGCCTGGCCTCGGGATGGCTCACGTTCCATGCGCCGCTGGGGGCGTCCGTGTCCCTGCGCCTGGTCGAGAACAAGGCCTTCGCGCCCAGCGACGATGGCGATGCGCCAGCCCTGTTCATCGGCAACGGCTCGGGTTATGCGGGCCTGCGCGGCCACCTGCTGGCGCGCCTGCGTGCCGGGCGGCATCGCAACTGGCTGCTGTTCGGCGAACGCCAGCGCGCCCACGACGGCTTTTGCGAGGCCGAGGCCTCGGGCTGGCTGGCGGCCGGCCAGCTCGAACGCGCGGACTTCGTCTACTCGCGCGACCAGGCCGAGCGCCGCTACGTGCAGGACGCCCTGCTGGACGCCGCCGAACCCCTGCGCCGCTGGATCGCCGACGGCGCCGTGCTCTACGTCTGCGGCAGCGCCGACGGCATGGCCGCCGGCGTGGACGCCGCGCTGGCCGAAGTGCTCGGCGCCACGGCCGTCGAAGACCTCATCGTCGAAGGCCGCTACCGCAGGGATGTGTACTGA
- a CDS encoding CMD domain-containing protein gives MTAQHNDTIDRLAGLTASSPVFATRRQRDKVAIATQACEDLLLGNALGEHLTQAERLVLASEQSRVSGVQALADEYRQRAEALGEALTPVLRSVLAQPGAQTGDARLDAALHFVRTLALHPAESDRAALLALPESGLSVDDTVLLAQLVGFVAYQLRLFAGVRAMDALGGQASAPAAEAAAAPFVHPANLPPPGEPLRRNGYTSETLDWKSWLPVLDPATATPEQQAVLDLSHPKARTSDFYLLLARQPRVLSERSQAFNAIMYAPGGLSRPEREVAATAVSRSNGCVYCASVHAQRFEQLAKRNDVMAQMFDDPDTAGTNARERAIIQSSLALTRAPGSFGAAQLRPLRDAGLTDQEILDMLHSAALFGWANRLMLNLGKEVYLNTP, from the coding sequence ATGACCGCCCAACACAACGACACCATCGACCGCCTGGCCGGCCTGACCGCCTCCTCCCCCGTCTTCGCCACGCGCCGCCAGCGCGACAAGGTGGCCATCGCCACCCAGGCCTGCGAGGACCTGCTGCTGGGCAACGCCCTGGGCGAGCACCTGACCCAGGCCGAGCGCCTGGTGCTGGCCAGCGAGCAAAGCCGCGTCAGCGGCGTGCAGGCCCTGGCCGATGAATACCGCCAGCGCGCCGAAGCCCTGGGCGAGGCCCTGACGCCCGTGCTGCGCAGCGTGCTGGCCCAGCCCGGTGCCCAGACGGGCGACGCGCGCCTGGATGCGGCCCTGCACTTCGTGCGCACGCTGGCCCTGCATCCCGCCGAGAGCGACCGCGCGGCCCTGCTGGCCCTGCCCGAATCCGGCCTGTCCGTGGACGACACCGTGCTGCTGGCCCAGCTCGTGGGCTTCGTCGCCTACCAGCTGCGCCTGTTCGCGGGCGTGCGGGCCATGGACGCCCTGGGCGGCCAGGCCAGCGCCCCGGCGGCCGAAGCCGCCGCCGCACCCTTCGTTCACCCCGCCAACCTGCCGCCGCCCGGCGAGCCGCTGCGACGCAACGGCTACACCAGCGAGACGCTGGACTGGAAGTCCTGGCTGCCCGTGCTCGACCCCGCCACGGCCACGCCCGAGCAACAGGCCGTGCTGGACCTGAGCCACCCCAAGGCCCGGACCTCGGACTTCTACCTGCTGCTGGCCCGCCAGCCGCGCGTGCTGTCGGAACGCTCGCAGGCCTTCAACGCCATCATGTATGCGCCGGGCGGCCTGTCGCGCCCCGAGCGCGAGGTCGCGGCCACGGCCGTCTCGCGTTCCAACGGCTGCGTCTACTGCGCCTCGGTCCATGCCCAGCGCTTCGAGCAGCTGGCCAAGCGCAACGATGTGATGGCCCAGATGTTCGACGACCCGGACACGGCCGGCACCAATGCCCGCGAGCGCGCCATCATCCAGTCCTCGCTGGCACTGACGCGCGCACCCGGCAGCTTTGGTGCCGCCCAGCTGCGGCCGCTGCGCGATGCCGGCCTCACCGACCAGGAAATCCTGGACATGCTGCATTCGGCCGCCCTGTTCGGCTGGGCCAACCGCCTGATGCTGAACTTGGGCAAAGAGGTGTATCTGAACACCCCCTGA